Within Candidatus Poribacteria bacterium, the genomic segment TTCGATCCCCACAAGGAGAGGGGGAGGAAAACGTCTACACCTTCTACAAAGGACGGGGAGGCGTGCAGCTAGGTCGAGGTTTCAGGAGATTGGCCTTCATGTGGCGTTTCGCCAAACTCAACGTCATCCTCTCGAAATACCTTCAACCTCAAAGCAGAGTTATGTATCGAAGGGCCGTTCTGGATAGGATCAAGGCTCTGGCACCTTTTTTGATGTTCGATAGGGACCCCTATATCGTCGTCGGGAAATCGGGAAAGCTGTGGTGGATAGTCGATGCCTTCACACATAGTAAGCATTATCCGTACTCCGAGCCCTATCCCGGCCCGCAGCCTAAACCGGAGACCAAATACGCTCCCGATTGGGGGCTTAGGAATAAGTTCAACTATATCCGTAACTCCATTCAAGCCATGATAGATGCCTATAACGGCGACGTATACTTCTTCATCCGCGATGAGACCGACCCGATGGTACAGGTCTATAAGAGGATCTTCCCGGGGATGCTGAGGCCACAGGAGGAGATACCCGACGGCCTGATAGATCATGGCCGATTCCCCGACATCCTCACCCTCATACTCTCCAGGATGTACACCGTCTATCACATGCAGGATCCGCAGGTCTTCTACGGACAGGAGGACAAGTGGGAGCTACCGCTGGAGCTGTACTACACCAAGGAGAAACGGGAGATGGTCCCCTATTATGCCACGATCAAGCTTCCCGGAGAGAAACACGTGGAGTTCGTCAACATGATGCCCTTTACGCCCACGGCGGGGAAAAGGAATCTCATAGCTTGGCTGGTGGCCAGATGCGATGCCGAGTATTACGGCAGGCTCCGGGCGTATATACTCCCCAAGGGCAGGGAGATAGATGGGCCAGAGATCATCGAGGACAGGATAGACCAGGATCCCGATATGTCCAAACAGCTATCGCTGTGGGATCAGGGAGGGTCTTCGGTCATCCGAGGAAATGTCCTGACCATCCCCGTTGAGGATACCCTCTTCTATGTCGAGCCGATCTATCTACAGGCCAAGGACGCCAAAAGGCCGGAGCTGAAACAGGTCGTCGTGGCGGCGGGCGATAGATTAGCATGGGGCGCGAACTTCATCCAGGCTTTAAACAGGATCTTCGTGGGGCAGGTCGTCCAGGAGGAAAAGACGAGCGAGGAGAAACAGCCCAAACTCACCTGGAGGGATCTGGCCGCGACTGCTAAAACCTCCTTTGAAAACTACAAGAAGCTCATGGGTGAGGGTAAGATCAAAGAGGCCGCCGAGGCTCTCGAACAGCTGAACAACGCACTCAACGCTCTGCTGCAACAGGCCCAAACTTCATCAGGAGGTTCCTGATCCGCTATGAAATACGATCCTAACATATATCACCGCCGATCGATTCGGTTGAAAGGTTATGATTACAGCCGTCCGGGAGCATATTTCATCACCATTTGCACCCACAACCGGAGATGTCTGTTTGGCGAGGTGGTGGCATCTAGACCCTGAAAACCCCTATCGGATGGGACGCGAGGCAAACCACTCCGGACAAGCGGTGGACGTTATGTTCGAGGCAGGAGGTAAAAAGGGATGAATGAAATGGAAAGGGTTAAGGAAAGAATAGAGGAACTGCGGGAGCTCATAAGATATCACGAGTATAAGTACTACGTGGAGGATAACCCCGAGATAACGGATTACGAGTTCGACCAACTGATGAAGGAGCTGGAGAGACTTGAGGCCGAACATCCGGAGCTCATAACCCCCGACTCGCCGACCCAACGGGTGGGTGGACAGCCCGCCGAAGGGTTCCCCACCGTCGAGCACAGGGTTTTCATGTTAAGCCTGGACAACACATACTCGGCCGATGAGCTTCGGGAGTTCGACGAGCGGATCAAGAGGTTATTGCCGGGCGAGAGGATCGAATATGTGGCAGAGCTCAAGATAGACGGGCTGGGCGTGGCGTTGCTCTACGAGAACGGATTTCTGGTCAGAGGGGCGACGCGCGGCGATGGCCTACACGGGGAGGATGTGACCGGCAACCTTAGGACCATAAAATCCATACCCCTCAAACTTCGCGAGGATGGCCTATCGGTCCCCGTCCTGGAAGTCCGGGGTGAGGTCTATATGCCCAAGAGCAAACTGGACGAGGTGAACGAGGAGAGGATCAAAAACGGGGAGCCGCCCTTCAAGAACACCAGGAACGCCGCGGCCGGATCGGTGAGACTACTTGACCCCAGGATCACCGCTCGGCGTCCCTTGGACATCTTCATCTACACGCTCAGCTATGTGGAGGGCAGGGAGTTTCAGACACATCTCGAGGCGATCAAAACCCTGAACAGGTGGGGATTCAGGATCAATCCGCACACCAAGCTCTTCGATTCGATAGATGACGTCATCGAATACTGTAGGGAGTGGGAGAGGAGACGCGGGGAGCTAGATTACGACATAGACGGCGTTGTGGTGAAGGTCAACTCGCTCAGACAACAGCGCGAGCTGGGATCGACCGCGAAGAGCCCCAGATGGGCCGTCGCATATAAATTCCCAGCCAGCCAGGCGATGACCAGAATAGTCGAGATCAAAGTTCAGGTGGGAAGAACCGGGGTGCTCACCCCCGTGGCCGTTCTGGAGCCGGTGAATCTCGCCGGCGCCACCATAACTCACGCGACTCTACATAACGAGGATGAGATCAGGCGAAAGGACATCAGAATAGGTGATACGGTCATACTGGAGAGAGCCGGCGACGTGATACCTAAGGTGGTGGCGGTTGTCACCGAAAAACGCACCGGTGAGGAGAGGATCTTCAGGATGCCCGAAAGATGTCCCGTCTGTAACGGACCGGTCGTCAGGGTGGAAGGAGAGGTAGCTGTCCGATGCACCAATATCGCCTGTCCCGCCCAGCTCAAACGGCGCATCCAGCATTTCGCCTCACGAAATGCCATGGATATAGAGGGGCTTGGAAAATCCCTCATCGATCAACTGGTCGAAAAGGGGCTCGTCAAAGACATAGCCGATATCTACTACCTGAAGAGGGAGGATCTGGTCGAGCTCGAACGGATGGGCGAAAAGTCATCCGAAAATCTCCTTAAGGCGATAGAGGAAAGCAAGGGGAGAGAGCTTTCGCGCCTGATATTCGGTCTCGGCATACCCTTCGTTGGCGAGAAAGCGGCCGAGATTCTGGCCCAGAATTACAGATCCCTGGATGATCTGGCCAAAGCGAAGGTCGAGGAGCTCGTGGAGATACCGGAGATAGGGATCAAGACCGCCGAGAGCATAGTCCAGTTCTTCGCCCAGGATAGCAACCAGAGGGTGATCGAAAAGCTCAAGGCGGCCGGGGTGAAAACATCAGAGGAGAGAAAGGCCGAGGAGGAAGAGGCGATCTTGGCTGGGAAGAGCTTCGTGCTGACCGGAGCGCTTTCAAGTATGACCCGCTCTGAGGCCGAGGAGAAGATCAAGCGGCTCGGCGGAAGGGTCACCTCATCCGTCAGTCGAAAGACTGACTACGTGATCGTGGGCGACTCCCCCGGATCGAAATACCGGCGGGCGTTGGAGCTCGGAATTTCCATCCTCTCAGAGGAGGACTTCCTCAGGCTCATCGGCGAAAAGGGTCAAAGCTGAGGCGGATATTCCAGCTCCCTGAACCACTTTATCTCGGGGTCCATAAACACCTCGTTCCTCAGCTCACACTCCTGGAGGAACCTCCAATCCGACTCGCTCAGGCCTTTCCCGTTTCCGTAATCCCAGGCCATCCTGGCGAGTCTTTTGAAATCTTCATGTCTTTCGACCACCCGCTTTTCGGCAAGATTCCTCGTGCTCCAGTTGGTTATCATGAACTCCCAATCTGAGGCCTGAAGTATAAAGAGTTCCCTGATCGCCTGCCGGAGGATCCTTCCAAGGGTCGGGTCATCCCTATCTGAAAAGGCCTTGGCAAGGTATTGTATCTCCCGTTCGGCGTGATAGATCCTCTCCCAGACCCATTCGACCTCCTTGTTCATCCATGTGCTGTTGTCGAAATCCTTTCCCCACGAGGATTCGGGAAGCCAGACCCAGTTGAAAGCGGGGTTTTCGTCCATGTATTCGCTACAGGTGACCGCCCTTATCTCGGGATCGGCGTGGACCCATTTCAGGACGTAATAGAGCCACTGAACTCCCTCGAACCACCAGTGACCGAACAGCTCCGTATCGAAGGCCGTCATCACCAGTTTGGCCTGGCCCGTGTTATAGTAGTTGGCCTTGAGGCTCTCGGTTATCAACCATTTGTAATGTCCGGCATGTTCCATCAGCTTCCGCTCGGCATCCTCCGGATAGTAGAGATCCTTGAAGGCCATGTCGAGCTTATTGTATGTGATCTTCCAATATCTGAGCCTACCGTCGGCATGCCGTTTGTGGAAGTCGAGGTATACCCCGTCTCCGGGATATCCCATGTCATGGCTCCACACCTGGAAGGAGAGCTGAAAATCGCGGACGAAGACGGTCACAGGCTTTTTGGGTATCTGCGGCCCGCTGACGTAATAGGTGTCGAGCGGTGTCTTCCACACATCATCCGGCCATGCCCTCATAAGCTGATAGTAATCCACGACGAAGAATTCCAGATCGTTCTCGCTTAAAAAGGACTCTATCCCCTTTCGGGGATAGGGTGGTAGGGAGCTATAGGAGGTCAGAGGCGGACTCCAATGACAGGCTGGCCTGTAACCACATTCCGGCAGCCATATGCCGCGGGGAGGCTCGCCGAAATGGTGGGTATGACATCTGACCGCCATCTTGACCTGAGCCTGTATGCTCGTGTCCTGAGATAGGGCGGGGAAATAGGCGTGAGTGGCGCCACACGTCATCAGCTCCACATGTCCATCACCCTGGAGCCCTCTGAGCGCCCGAATCAGATCCCTGCCATATCGCTCGTTGAAATCCCGTAACCTCTCCGTGTAATACTCCTCCCACCTTCGAGCCAGATATCGCATGTGTTCGTTTTTCCCCTCGAATTCCCTCTGATCCCTGCGGGCGAAATCGGCCTTCATAAGGCAGTACTCCTCGAACCTCGTCTTAAAGTAGGGATTTGCGAACTGCTCAGCCAGGACGGGCGATATGGTGAGGGTGACCTTCGGCGATATCCCCTCCTCAACCAGCCTGTAAAGAACGTTGAGGAGGGGGATATACGTCTCGGCCGTCGCCTCGAGGATCATCTCCTCCTCCATAGGATCGTGATGAAGGACATAGGGGATATGTGAGTGGAGCACCAGGACGAAAGAACCGTAGAAGTTATGGTTCATTCAGGCAACCTCCCCTTTTTGAAAAGAGCTTAAACGTGGCTATGAGCTGCGTCTGATCGTTATCGCTATGATCATGAACCATCCTCAAATAGCTTAGGCGATTTATACTCTATTAGAAATTCCCTTATCCTCCTTTCCGCTAATTTCACATATTCCTCCTCTATATCGTAACCCACATAATATCTCCCCGTTTTTATCGCGGCGATAGCCGTTTGGCCGCTTCCCATAAATGGGTCTAACACGACATCGCCTTCGTATGTGTAAAGTTGTATACATCTGTAGGGGAGCTCCACGGGAAAGGGCGCGGGATGACCTATTTCCTTTGCGGATACAGCCGGAAACGTCCATACACTCTTCGTGTACTCCAGGAACTCCTCCTTTGAAATCGTGTCTTTTTTCTTGCTCGGGTTTTTCCTCTGAAAAGTGCCTTTAGAAAAGATCAGGATATACTCGTGAACATCCCTGAGCGTAGGATTTGCCGCGGAGCACCAACTTCCCCATGCGGTAGATGAACTCGCGGAAGATGCTTTGTTCCAGATAACCTCTCCTCTCATAAGGAAGCCGATGTCGAGCATGTCTTCTATAACGAAGGCATGCAAAGGAATATATGGCTTTCTGCCGAGGTTAGCGATGTTTATACATGCTCTTCCACCAGGAACGAGAACCCTGTAAACTTCCCTCCAAACCCTTTTTAAGAATTCCAGATATTCTTTAAGCGTAAAATCCCTATCGTATTCCTTCCCCACATTATAGGGTGGTGAGGTTACCATCAAATGCACACTATTATCCGGTAGCTCCTCCATTTCTTCGGAGGATTTACGGAAGATTTTGTTTAAGACCTCCTGGGGGAGCGGATTTTCCTCATATTTAACCTTTTGTTCTCTGGGGAGTCCCTCATATAACTTACTTGTGTAAAACGGTGTGGAATCGTGATTTATCCTACCCGGTGAGCCGAATGAGCTGGTCCTTGTCCCTCTTTTCATTGATTTTAATGTTCCCTCCGGTTAGATACGAAACGACCTGACGGATCTGGCGATCATGCTGCTTCATATAGGTTATCGTATCCCATCCATAGCCGATCCTTATTTTTCAGAGATTCGTCAACCCTTTCAGATAAATCATAGCACATCCCTCCTGAATCTATCGGCCAGGTCCAGCGGGATCTTGGGGTAATCCAGTTTCATCGTGAGCAGATCGTCCAGCAATTCATACACTTTGCTCGGTTTGCCCGATTTTTTGGCCTCCTCCAACCTCTTAGCCCACGGCTCCTCCATCAAGATCCGGGCGTAGGTTCGATATTTGCTTATCTGATTGATCGAGGCTATAAAGGCTCTGAGCCTGTCGTCGTCCTTCGGGAAGATATCGGGCTCATATGCCCCGTCATATCCTTTTGATACCTCGTAGTAGCACGCCTCGAGGGCGTCGAGCGGATGATACTTGCCGAAGATATCGTCCGTATCGATTTTCCCCAGCGAATCGTTCGGATGGCGCAGGAAAAGCCTTCCCGCTTCCAGACAGAGATCCACCGCATCGGCCACCGTCTGATGCCCGCCGAGGAGGTAGACGTGGGCGTCCTCTATGTTCACGCCCATCTTTCCCCTGTAATTTGACTCGAAGAGCATCTCGCCTTCCTCTTCACCGTAGGCGTGGATCAGCGTCTGACGCACCTCCTCCTCGACCTCCATACACATCCTCAGAGCGGCGTTAACATCCGGTATGACCGCCCTCTCACCCGGGTCGTAGGGCTTGAACTCGATCGCATATCCCACCTCGCCGTTGACCGATATGAGGTTGGTGGCGTAGATCTGCCGGGTCCATCTCCACTTTTCGGAGGCGGCGTGGATAAAGTGTCCAGCCAAGGCATCCCTGCCAGCCCAATCGGTCTGGAACCTGCATCCGTACCTTTTGCCCAGCTCCTGTGCCCTCATGTTCATCAGAAGCGCTATCTCGCGGATGCGGGGATCGTTATTGGACGGCCCGCCGGCGCTGAAGATGGGGTATGAGAAGGTGTTGGCCGCTATGGAGGCTATATACATGCCCCTCTCTGAAAGCATCTCGTTGATTTTGGCGTGATTATCCTCGCCCAGCTCGCCCGGGTAATGGAAGGAGATGCCGCGCACCCCCAGGCGGTATAGGAACTCGAAGGCCACCTCAGGAGACATTCCCCCTTCCACATATGAGAGGCCGAACCTGTCGCGAAGGGCATCGTTTTGAGGGTCCGGAACGGCGAGGTACCATATCCCGGCCGTTATCTTCAGGTTTTCCGTTACCCTGATCGCCTCCTCATACTGTTCGCCCTTTTTAATCTCTCCCACGGACATGCCGGAGAAATCTATCTGACCCTTGAGCTCCTCGCGGAGCACCGCTATCCTATCGTCTTTGGGCTTTTGTAGCTTCGCTATCTCCTCTTTGGTTAAATTCATCATTGCCTCTCCTTTCCTCTATATTCTTTCCGGGATGGGTCACCTTTTGAAGAGTATGGTCAATATGATGGTGACCCACATCGGGAACAACACGCCGATAATTATCCCCACAAGCCATCTGAAGTTCTTATGTATCTCAGATTTTAGCTCACCTATTTCAGATCTCAACCCGGTTATCTCCCCCTGCATATCGAGCCTCAGTTTTTCTATCTCGCTCATTATCTCTGACCTCAGCTTGTCCATCCTAGATTCCATTTCCGATCTCAGCCCATCAATCCTAGTATGCATCTCTGCCCGCATGTCGCTCATCTCGGATCTCAGACCGGTTATCTCACCCAGCATCTCTGATCTCAGCCCGTCGATTCTAGTATGCATCTCCGCTCGCATGTCGCTCATCTCAGATCTCAGACCGGTTATCTCACCTAACATTTCCGATCTCAGCCCGTCGATTCTAGTATGCATCTCTGCCCGCATGTCGCTCATCTCGGATCTCAGACCGACAGTCTCTCCTCTCAGCGTATCCGTCTCGGACTTCACA encodes:
- the ligA gene encoding NAD-dependent DNA ligase LigA, with protein sequence MNEMERVKERIEELRELIRYHEYKYYVEDNPEITDYEFDQLMKELERLEAEHPELITPDSPTQRVGGQPAEGFPTVEHRVFMLSLDNTYSADELREFDERIKRLLPGERIEYVAELKIDGLGVALLYENGFLVRGATRGDGLHGEDVTGNLRTIKSIPLKLREDGLSVPVLEVRGEVYMPKSKLDEVNEERIKNGEPPFKNTRNAAAGSVRLLDPRITARRPLDIFIYTLSYVEGREFQTHLEAIKTLNRWGFRINPHTKLFDSIDDVIEYCREWERRRGELDYDIDGVVVKVNSLRQQRELGSTAKSPRWAVAYKFPASQAMTRIVEIKVQVGRTGVLTPVAVLEPVNLAGATITHATLHNEDEIRRKDIRIGDTVILERAGDVIPKVVAVVTEKRTGEERIFRMPERCPVCNGPVVRVEGEVAVRCTNIACPAQLKRRIQHFASRNAMDIEGLGKSLIDQLVEKGLVKDIADIYYLKREDLVELERMGEKSSENLLKAIEESKGRELSRLIFGLGIPFVGEKAAEILAQNYRSLDDLAKAKVEELVEIPEIGIKTAESIVQFFAQDSNQRVIEKLKAAGVKTSEERKAEEEEAILAGKSFVLTGALSSMTRSEAEEKIKRLGGRVTSSVSRKTDYVIVGDSPGSKYRRALELGISILSEEDFLRLIGEKGQS
- a CDS encoding DUF1957 domain-containing protein, whose translation is MNHNFYGSFVLVLHSHIPYVLHHDPMEEEMILEATAETYIPLLNVLYRLVEEGISPKVTLTISPVLAEQFANPYFKTRFEEYCLMKADFARRDQREFEGKNEHMRYLARRWEEYYTERLRDFNERYGRDLIRALRGLQGDGHVELMTCGATHAYFPALSQDTSIQAQVKMAVRCHTHHFGEPPRGIWLPECGYRPACHWSPPLTSYSSLPPYPRKGIESFLSENDLEFFVVDYYQLMRAWPDDVWKTPLDTYYVSGPQIPKKPVTVFVRDFQLSFQVWSHDMGYPGDGVYLDFHKRHADGRLRYWKITYNKLDMAFKDLYYPEDAERKLMEHAGHYKWLITESLKANYYNTGQAKLVMTAFDTELFGHWWFEGVQWLYYVLKWVHADPEIRAVTCSEYMDENPAFNWVWLPESSWGKDFDNSTWMNKEVEWVWERIYHAEREIQYLAKAFSDRDDPTLGRILRQAIRELFILQASDWEFMITNWSTRNLAEKRVVERHEDFKRLARMAWDYGNGKGLSESDWRFLQECELRNEVFMDPEIKWFRELEYPPQL
- a CDS encoding site-specific DNA-methyltransferase — encoded protein: MKRGTRTSSFGSPGRINHDSTPFYTSKLYEGLPREQKVKYEENPLPQEVLNKIFRKSSEEMEELPDNSVHLMVTSPPYNVGKEYDRDFTLKEYLEFLKRVWREVYRVLVPGGRACINIANLGRKPYIPLHAFVIEDMLDIGFLMRGEVIWNKASSASSSTAWGSWCSAANPTLRDVHEYILIFSKGTFQRKNPSKKKDTISKEEFLEYTKSVWTFPAVSAKEIGHPAPFPVELPYRCIQLYTYEGDVVLDPFMGSGQTAIAAIKTGRYYVGYDIEEEYVKLAERRIREFLIEYKSPKLFEDGS
- a CDS encoding DUF1640 domain-containing protein, with protein sequence MEETTEERTARLEGIMEQINQRLNHIEVEISDLRNAVKSETDTLRGETVGLRSEMSDMRAEMHTRIDGLRSEMLGEITGLRSEMSDMRAEMHTRIDGLRSEMLGEITGLRSEMSDMRAEMHTRIDGLRSEMESRMDKLRSEIMSEIEKLRLDMQGEITGLRSEIGELKSEIHKNFRWLVGIIIGVLFPMWVTIILTILFKR